A stretch of the Aegilops tauschii subsp. strangulata cultivar AL8/78 chromosome 4, Aet v6.0, whole genome shotgun sequence genome encodes the following:
- the LOC109782892 gene encoding uncharacterized protein, with protein MAYSGDRRPSPPPPPQPHAPLSYLSPSAAPFTVGRPRGAAAPDPVPNAPANPSPYPDLPTAPSLYDSWVEPPASYMDLEAGAAAGYRGFANSDGFLVSENTHNGLYTGNHFGTNMQPHSFTTCSSEWMEEKYPGIYQRTSKALPSDFGSSVIHQPSVSPNMFACLDKKPCSTPQPVNQHSPYSAYDNYMAHLPSSSTYPLDYNLSMPPVSASPEVCATTKSLSPTTDGHILENAFSSPYMNPCRLNLDYFDTMQNEQKDLFGHQTAYKPYGDWSNSDNGTRIMGSYPLSRRGVGENYPLGESSETGRPVQPGTYPLNRHGVGENYLSGDTSESGRPVQPSSEVKSGFKSLQASCSNVSPSEHAFSQPRDLFIEPLEVNNPVVDSPCWKGTPTVHQSSFGVKNDEAPFSANGSDDLHDLHQSKKLSEFGTSNSVLFPKRHDTSNPENDSCLPYYANYLSSFSPPSGCKKSEGHSDAQRSNVGDSDCMARSSHPSYVSVDQGTRREKHVICKTGDNSGNGVTPGQQGGVFLGKRTFEPIVLGRDFASHVVVMNEDSGKKVSSNVDAAPIAKARSLTKESLQGNTCVHKDVATLESLYSEMPMKIGLEHLTHCSAGVEESVKISSDKVTCRSKTQEDLIKSIYNFSVVLLSTCDGGYVLEESEHALVQSTIHNLSSLSSKIRKAALKNDDVNGNCRQTRSDTTMCHGKNHQPEKFDGLDWENIGADFKTFILEDLTKLPEENAIGDTKDAQMLIYKNLWIEAEASMCKLKYELQLARMKLATKHCNQQTAAAPADSLGEAKASNLPKHKNSLCFEGIADSSKQQNHVKERNIGNAALLPQGGDKVDADVFARLKVLKLREKSINCSREVNADLQKGTSNYNRTDVVDDTVFDNAVDDRITSLVEDIIKERSEASSSEGGEADGATIAAPNDFMSFNNNTRSLDGDTNIEQLESSESKVHGAFMSKLKDLMCCSDDVSSSNEGQAASKNEFGQLEDVVMARLQVLKRREDNNSSAVNEGQEVFHSDDWAGHFETKRLGRGAHDELIQKTDLPDDAGSRAQSDEADSKTASQYVSALLEEPRVVSAPAEPASAQMHDEQLSSSPPEWEHVLKEDFFLPGNHLK; from the exons ATGGCgtactccggcgatcgccggcccTCTCCGCCCCCGCCCCCGCAGCCGCACGCGCCCCTCTCCTACCTCTCCCCGTCCGCGGCGCCCTTCACCGTCGGCCGTCCCCGCGGGGCCGCGGCCCCCGATCCGGTCCCCAACGCCCCCGCTAACCCTAGCCCCTACCCCGACCTCCCCACCGCGCCGTCGCTGTACGACTCCTGGGTCGAGCCCCCCGCGAGCTACATGGATCTGGAGGCCGGCGCAGCGGCCGGGTACCGAG GTTTTGCTAATTCTGATGGGTTTCTGGTTTCTGAGAATACACACAATGGCTTATACACTGGGAATCATTTTGGTACCAACATGCAGCCACATTCCTTCACAACATGCAGCTCCGAGTGGATGGAAGAGAAGTATCCTGGAATTTACCAAAGAACGTCAAAGGCCCTCCCAAGTGATTTTGGGTCATCAGTTATCCATCAGCCTTCTGTGTCTCCTAACATGTTTGCTTGCTTAGATAAAAAACCCTGTTCCACACCTCAGCCCGTGAATCAGCATTCCCCGTATTCTGCTTATGATAACTACATGGCACATCTTCCATCATCCTCAACGTATCCATTGGATTACAACCTGTCCATGCCACCTGTTTCTGCCTCACCTGAAGTATGCGCTACAACAAAATCATTGTCACCCACAACAGATGGCCATATATTGGAAAATGCATTTTCCTCACCATATATGAACCCTTGCAGATTAAATCTTGATTATTTTGACACCATGCAAAATGAACAGAAAGACCTCTTTGGACATCAGACTGCTTATAAACCTTATGGTGACTGGAGTAACTCTGATAATGGTACGAGAATTATGGGAAGCTATCCACTTAGTAGACGTGGAGTTGGAGAGAACTATCCTTTGGGTGAGAGTTCAGAAACTGGGAGGCCTGTGCAGCCAGGAACCTATCCACTTAATAGACATGGAGTTGGAGAGAACTATCTTTCTGGTGACACTTCTGAATCTGGGAGACCTGTGCAGCCTTCATCAGAAGTGAAGTCTGGTTTCAAGAGCTTACAAGCATCATGTTCCAATGTGTCTCCTTCAGAACATGCATTTTCTCAGCCTCGTGACCTTTTCATCGAGCCACTTGAAGTAAATAATCCTGTTGTTGATTCTCCTTGTTGGAAAGGGACACCAACTGTACATCAGTCATCATTTGGTGTGAAAAATGATGAAGCTCCTTTTTCTGCTAATGGCTCAGATGACCTCCATGATTTGCACCAAAGCAAGAAGCTTTCTGAGTTTGGTACAAGTAATTCTGTGTTATTTCCCAAGCGTCATGATACATCAAATCCCGAGAATGATTCCTGTCTACCTTACTATGCAAATTATCTTTCTTCATTCAGTCCGCCTTCAGGGTGTAAAAAATCTGAAGGTCATAGTGATGCACAACGATCCAATGTTGGGGATTCCGATTGTATGGCTAGGTCTAGCCACCCTAGTTATGTATCTGTAGATCAAGGCACCAGAAGAGAAAAACATGTGATCTGTAAGACAGGAGACAATTCCGGAAATGGGGTAACACCAGGTCAACAGGGAGGTGTTTTTCTTGGCAAAAGAACATTTGAACCCATAGTGTTAGGCAGAGATTTCGCCAGTCATGTTGTGGTTATGAATGAAGATTCTGGTAAGAAAGTTTCAAGCAATGTTGACGCAGCTCCAATTGCAAAGGCTAGGAGTTTAACAAAAGAGAGTCTACAAGGAAATACTTGTGTCCATAAAGATGTGGCAACATTGGAAAGTCTGTACTCGGAGATGCCTATGAAGATAGGTCTGGAGCATTTAACCCATTGCAGTGCTGGTGTTGAGGAGTCGGTGAAGATATCTTCAGATAAAGTTACCTGCAGATCCAAGACTCAAGAAGACTTAATCAAGTCAATTTATAATTTCTCAGTAGTGCTTCTATCTACTTGCGATGGCGGTTATGTGTTGGAGGAATCTGAACATGCACTTGTTCAATCTACAATACACAATCTCAGTTCTTTGAGTTCCAAGATAAGAAAG GCTgcattaaaaaatgatgatgtcaATGGAAACTGCCGCCAGACGAGATCAGATACAACAATGTGCCATGGAAAGAATCATCAGCCTGAGAAGTTTGATGGACTTGATTGGGAGAACATTGGTGCAGATTTTAAAACATTTATTTTGGAG GATCTTACTAAGCTTCCAGAAGAGAATGCCATTGGTGATACTAAAGATGCGCAAATGCTGATATATAAGAATCTATGGATTGAAGCTGAAGCTTCCATGTGTAAACTCAAGTATGAACTGCAACTTGCCCGCATGAAACTTGCGACAAAACATTGCAATCAGCAAACAG CTGCAGCACCTGCCGATTCATTAGGAGAAGCCAAAGCCTCTAACCTGCCCAAACACAAGAACTCTTTATGTTTTGAAGGGATTGCTGATTCTAGCAAACAACAAAACCATGTGAAAGAGCGCAATATCGGCAATGCAGCCTTGCTACCTCAGGGAGGTGATAAGGTTGATGCTGATGTCTTTGCTCGACTGAAAGTTCTGAAGCTCCGTGAAAAGAGTATAAATTGCTCCCGTGAGGTTAATGCTGATCTGCAGAAGGGAACAAGTAATTATAACAGGACAGATGTTGTTGATGACACTGTTTTTGATAATGCTGTTGATGATAGGATAACTTCTTTAGTGGAGGACATCATCAAAGAGCGTTCAGAGGCAAGCAGCAGTGAAGGTGGCGAGGCTGATGGTGCTACCATTGCTGCACCTAACGATTTCATGAGCTTTAATAACAATACAAGATCATTGGATGGGGACACCAACATAGAGCAGCTGGAATCTAGTGAAAGCAAAGTCCATGGTGCTTTTATGTCCAAGCTCAAAGATTTGATGTGCTGTAGTGATGATGTAAGCTCATCAAACGAGGGTCAGGCTGCAAGCAAGAATGAATTCGGTCAGCTTGAAGACGTGGTTATGGCCAGGCTGCAAGTCCTGAAAAGACGTGAAGATAACAATAGCAGTGCTGTGAACGAGGGACAAGAGGTCTTCCATTCTGATGATTGGGCGGGTCACTTTGAAACAAAACGACTTGGTCGAGGGGCGCATGATGAGCTGATCCAGAAGACTGATTTGCCTGACGACGCTGGGTCCAGGGCCCAATCTGATGAAGCAGATAGCAAAACCGCAAGCCAATATGTCAGTGCATTGCTTGAAGAGCCCCGTGTTGTCTCAGCACCAGCGGAACCTGCAAGTGCGCAAATGCATGACGAGCAGCTGAGCAGCTCACCGCCGGAATGGGAGCACGTGTTGAAGGAGGACTTCTTCCTCCCAGGAAACCATTTGAAGTGA